The Achromobacter pestifer genome includes a region encoding these proteins:
- a CDS encoding SDR family oxidoreductase — protein MKDKCVLVTGATKGIGWALTQRLSDMGCHVVGIARNTTDVDFPGYLYACDLADAGRTEEVLREIREKFPVDAVVNNVGIVSPQPLGEIDLATLYNVLDLNVRVAVQVTQAFIESMKVRRAGRIVNVVSRAIHGGLERTAYSAAKSALVGCTRTWALELAEYGVTANAVAPGPIETEMFRATRPAGSDAEKRALASVPMKRLGTPAEVAAAIAFLLSDDAGFITGQVLGVDGGGSLGGRS, from the coding sequence ATGAAGGACAAATGCGTGCTCGTCACGGGCGCCACCAAAGGCATAGGCTGGGCGCTTACTCAGCGGCTGTCCGACATGGGTTGTCATGTGGTGGGCATCGCGCGCAACACCACCGACGTGGATTTCCCGGGCTACCTCTACGCCTGTGACCTGGCGGATGCCGGCCGCACCGAGGAAGTGCTGCGCGAGATCCGCGAGAAATTCCCGGTCGACGCCGTCGTCAACAATGTGGGCATCGTCTCGCCCCAGCCGCTGGGCGAGATCGACCTGGCAACGCTGTACAACGTGCTCGACCTGAACGTGCGCGTGGCCGTGCAGGTCACCCAGGCGTTCATCGAATCCATGAAGGTGCGCCGCGCCGGGCGCATCGTCAACGTGGTCAGCCGCGCCATTCACGGCGGCCTGGAACGCACCGCCTATTCGGCCGCCAAGAGCGCGCTGGTGGGCTGCACGCGCACCTGGGCGCTGGAGCTGGCCGAATATGGCGTCACCGCCAACGCGGTGGCTCCCGGCCCGATCGAAACCGAGATGTTCCGAGCCACGCGGCCGGCCGGCAGCGACGCGGAAAAACGCGCGCTGGCTTCCGTGCCGATGAAGCGCCTGGGCACGCCCGCCGAAGTCGCGGCCGCGATCGCCTTCCTGCTGTCGGACGACGCCGGCTTCATCACCGGCCAGGTGCTGGGCGTGGACGGCGGCGGCAGCCTGGGCGGCCGTTCCTGA
- a CDS encoding LysR family transcriptional regulator, protein MTERSLDIAAVRAFVRIAELGSFTRAAEVLHTTQAAISLKLKRLEDRLGFRLIERTPRYVELSARGAAFLGQARELLAAHDRALSVAAEGRQRLAIGISEHVAGPELPALIARMNAADPQLLIEIRIASSGDLLQSFDRRELDTVIVRLHAGRDDGQVLTKEKFGWFAAPGWQHRAGEPLPLATMAQPCGVRAIAEQLLDESGIPWTEVFVGGGVMAVAAAVMAGLGVAALSPRMLPFGAVDAGPRLGLPALPQLPVLLHTRVRDGRKRDALTALGAAFRSAVKG, encoded by the coding sequence ATGACTGAGCGCTCGCTGGACATCGCTGCCGTCAGGGCCTTTGTCCGCATTGCCGAGTTGGGCAGTTTCACGCGCGCCGCCGAAGTCCTGCACACGACACAGGCGGCCATCAGCCTGAAACTCAAGCGGCTCGAGGACCGCCTGGGCTTTCGCCTGATCGAACGCACGCCGCGGTACGTGGAGCTTTCGGCACGGGGCGCCGCCTTTCTTGGGCAGGCGCGCGAACTCCTTGCGGCGCACGACCGCGCACTGTCCGTCGCGGCCGAGGGCAGGCAACGCCTTGCCATCGGCATCAGCGAACATGTGGCGGGCCCCGAACTGCCGGCGCTGATCGCACGCATGAACGCGGCGGATCCCCAGTTGCTGATCGAAATCCGGATTGCCTCGTCCGGCGACCTGCTCCAGAGCTTCGACCGGCGCGAACTCGATACGGTGATCGTGCGCCTGCATGCGGGACGCGACGACGGACAAGTCCTGACCAAGGAAAAATTCGGCTGGTTCGCGGCGCCCGGCTGGCAGCATCGGGCCGGAGAACCGTTGCCCCTGGCCACCATGGCGCAACCTTGCGGCGTGCGCGCCATCGCCGAACAATTGCTCGACGAATCGGGCATACCGTGGACGGAGGTCTTTGTGGGCGGCGGCGTGATGGCGGTCGCGGCCGCCGTAATGGCGGGACTCGGCGTTGCGGCGCTGTCTCCGCGCATGCTGCCCTTCGGCGCGGTCGACGCGGGTCCGAGATTAGGACTGCCTGCCCTGCCGCAATTGCCGGTCTTGCTGCACACCCGGGTCAGGGATGGCCGCAAGCGCGATGCGCTAACGGCCCTGGGCGCGGCGTTCCGCAGCGCAGTGAAAGGCTGA